Below is a window of Desmonostoc muscorum LEGE 12446 DNA.
ATGAAGTTAACCCAGAACTATAGGGAGTAGGATTAGGCGCTTCGCTGGCTAGAACTAGCACACCTTGGGCATTAACATACCAACCTCTCGCGGGAGGTGGCAGTTGCGAAGTATTATTCACCTCTGTAGCAGCACTAGCATCAACAGGCTCAAAACTAATTAAAGCTCCACTACTTAGCTGTTCACTCGGTCGAGGTGGCAATCCTCCACGTCCGGTGATGGTAAATTCGCTTCTATTTTGACTTGCTGTCCCTCGACAAGCCTGAGCTACCACTTGTTCTGGTTTAGCTACTTCTTGTGGTACATCGATAATTTCAAAATTATTTTCAGCCTCTGGTGTAATGATGCTGATTTCTCCGGCGATTCCCAGTTCGGAACTAGCAGTAATCTGACAAGTTGGACATACAAAGAATCCTCTGGTATTGATACTGATATTTCCTCCCATGCCCTGAACAGCGTCGGCGGTAATCTTACTGCCTTCTAACAGCGTCACAAAGTTGGCCGGACTAGAGCCAGCAATATTAATATTGCCTCCGTTCCCAGTTCCTCCAGCAGTGGCAGATATCTGACTGTTACGGCGCATGAGTAAGGAATTCGTTTGCAGAGATATGTTACCACCTTCACCAGATGTGGTGGACGCAGATAATAAGGCGCGATCGCTGAGTATCAACTGATTCCCTTGAATCGTCAATCTTCCACCTGCTCCCATACCAGCATTGTCGCTAGATATCTGACTATTACCGGACACCTGTAAGGAATTCTGGACTCGTAAATCAATGTTGCCACCTTGACCCCCTTTGGTAGCCGCCGTAATTCCACCTTGACTTTCCACGAAAATAGAGCCAGCATTCACCCGCAACGTTCCTGCATCCCCAGTACCATCATTCCTCGCTGTCACCTGTGCGCCATCTTTGACAACCAATTGCCCAGTATTAATTGTCACATCTCCAGAAGTTCCACTGGGCACAGCAGGCAGTCTTAATAGCTGTTGCAACAGCGGATCGACTATGTTGGCTGAGGAGATAATCAAACTAGGATTTACGGAGCCTGGGACTTTGCCACTTACCTCTACACTATCTTCAGCGTTAATGGTGACACTACCAGCAGGACCACTGGCTAAGGTGGAAGCATCAACTCTACCACCGTCTTTAATTACCAAGCGTTGAGTATTAATTGTAACGCTACCAGCCTTTCCTGGCCCGCCAGTACCAGCAGTTATTTGGCTAGGAGTGAAAACAAATGGTACTACACCTATCAACTCTACTAACTTCGAGGCATTCACAGTTACATTTCCACCTGAGCCAGTACCAGCAGTCACAGAGGCAATATTCCCTCCTAAAAGCGCAGTGACTTGCTGAGTTGACACTGTAAGAGTTCCCGCATTCCCAGCCCCAAAAGTTCCTGCCGTAATATTACTGAAGCGAGTAGGATTAAATGGTGAAAATCCTGACACTTGCAAATAATCACCAGCTTTAATATCAATATTCCCACCAGCAGCAGGTGTGTAAGTAGCGGCAGATATGGCTGCTCCATCTTGAACAACTAACCGGGGAGTGTTAACAGTAATATCTCCACTTTTGCCACCGCCGATAGTTTCTGTAAATAAGTTGCTGGAAATCTGCCCATCTGCTGTGGTACCCACTAAGGATAAGGATTCAGAGGCATTGACGTTAAGTCCCCCTGCTGATTGCGCTCCTTGGGTTTGAATTAACACCACCGAGCCATCGCGGATAGAAATGTTTCGCCCTTGCAACTGAATTGAGCCACTACCTGGTCCACTGGTATCTGCTAATGCCTTTTGAGATAAGGCAATATCTTGAAAGTTTGTCACCCCTTGATAACCTAAATTCCAGCCTTGAGGACTGGCATTGAGACTTACTAAACCTCCTGCCACACTACCTAAATCAATGCGTCCGCCCTCAGCTGTGAGCGTTCCTCCCTCTGAAATAATTCCTCCACCCACCAAAGCTAGGGTATTACCTGGCTGCACCTTTAGTCCGGCGGTGTCTCCCCTAGTAAAGGGTGAAAATATCGGACTTTCTAAACTGATGTTATGCCCTTGACCTTGGACACGAATCGCTTGGGGATTCTGCCCAAATTGCAAGCCTACTGGCACACTAATCGTTAGCCGAGGTGAAGAAGTTGAATCGGTTGCACTAAATTCTACGCCATCTGCAAATTTAAGACTATCTGCCGTACTCGCCAAAAATGAGCCGCCAATATTGAGTTGAGCTTTCGCACCAAAGTTAATACCACTGGGATTGATGAGGATGAAATTAGCACCGTAGTTTTCTTTAATTAAGCCATCAATATTGGAAATTGAACCACCTGTAACTCGGCTAATGATGTTAGTAATGTTGTTAAAAGCTGCGGTGTTGTTGAAAAAAGCTTCACCACCAGTAGGAACAGAAAATTCTCCAAAGCTATGGAAGAGGTTGCTACCGACTTGTGTTCCGCCTGTAATTAAAAAATCCAGCCCTGGTGTGGTTCCTGGTGAAACCACAGTTTGTCCATCGGCAAGTGTGTTATCTGAAGAAATTTGTGCTAAACCAGGAAAGCCGGTAATTAGACAGCAGAGATAAGCACTACTAGTAATTAAAATTTGGCGAAGAAATTGTTTCATTTTGCATAGGGGAAATTACCCGACGGAAAAAAAATATTTGAATGTTTTTTTAGTTGAATTGTAAGTACATTTAACTAAAAATGATATTATTGAGTTTATATTCGAGCCTAAATTTTGGTCAAGAAAGGTGTTTAAGTAATATGAACAACTGGCAGTCTTGGGCAACTATGGCGACAGCCCCAATATTAGCTCTGGGTGTTATAGTAGCAGTCTCTGCGCCCAGTAGAGCTAACAGTGTACAAGTAACCTGCAAGACTAACGCCAGCACACCAAAGGTGATTTTGAGTTTGGTTAAAGACGGAAGTCCCAAAGATTACATGATGTTGAATTTTCTCCCAAAGTATTTCTCAACGGTAAATGCCGTGCAAAATTGCCAGAATACAGCTAAAACTTTACAAAATATCTACGATACGGATAGTTCTAAATATTTAACGGCTGATAAGCTCAACGAGCAATCTGTTGTGTGTGCTGTAGAACGGAGAGGCATCGGTTGCAATCATTACAGCGCTCAGGTTTTATTTATTCTTAAACCAGTTGATAACCCCTCTCAAGCTTTATACGAAATGTTGGGTAGCGATTTTAAGCAAGCAAAGCCTTCCAATCTCCGGACTCTTAGCCGTACTTACACTAACACTAAACCTTTTTGGTGGCCATTTTAACTGGCATCAAATAAGTTCGAGATAAAAAAGTCTCTAATCCGGGCAGGAACTGGGTTGTATGGGTGTGGGTTAGATGATAGCGATCGCCAAAAGTTGACGAAATGAGAAATTTACTTCTCAATACTAGATTTAAAGGACATATTTTTCCTTGCGCTGCGCGTCTCGAAAAAAATATTTTTATTTTTTTTCATAAATAAATTTAGGGGCTTTAAGCCCTTTTGGCAGAGGGCAAAAATTGTATTTTCTTCCTTCTGCCTTCTGCCTCCTGCCCTCTGCCTTTCTTCGGTAAACGAAGAGGTAAA
It encodes the following:
- a CDS encoding two-partner secretion domain-containing protein: MKQFLRQILITSSAYLCCLITGFPGLAQISSDNTLADGQTVVSPGTTPGLDFLITGGTQVGSNLFHSFGEFSVPTGGEAFFNNTAAFNNITNIISRVTGGSISNIDGLIKENYGANFILINPSGINFGAKAQLNIGGSFLASTADSLKFADGVEFSATDSTSSPRLTISVPVGLQFGQNPQAIRVQGQGHNISLESPIFSPFTRGDTAGLKVQPGNTLALVGGGIISEGGTLTAEGGRIDLGSVAGGLVSLNASPQGWNLGYQGVTNFQDIALSQKALADTSGPGSGSIQLQGRNISIRDGSVVLIQTQGAQSAGGLNVNASESLSLVGTTADGQISSNLFTETIGGGKSGDITVNTPRLVVQDGAAISAATYTPAAGGNIDIKAGDYLQVSGFSPFNPTRFSNITAGTFGAGNAGTLTVSTQQVTALLGGNIASVTAGTGSGGNVTVNASKLVELIGVVPFVFTPSQITAGTGGPGKAGSVTINTQRLVIKDGGRVDASTLASGPAGSVTINAEDSVEVSGKVPGSVNPSLIISSANIVDPLLQQLLRLPAVPSGTSGDVTINTGQLVVKDGAQVTARNDGTGDAGTLRVNAGSIFVESQGGITAATKGGQGGNIDLRVQNSLQVSGNSQISSDNAGMGAGGRLTIQGNQLILSDRALLSASTTSGEGGNISLQTNSLLMRRNSQISATAGGTGNGGNINIAGSSPANFVTLLEGSKITADAVQGMGGNISINTRGFFVCPTCQITASSELGIAGEISIITPEAENNFEIIDVPQEVAKPEQVVAQACRGTASQNRSEFTITGRGGLPPRPSEQLSSGALISFEPVDASAATEVNNTSQLPPPARGWYVNAQGVLVLASEAPNPTPYSSGLTSSNCH
- a CDS encoding COP23 domain-containing protein, producing MNNWQSWATMATAPILALGVIVAVSAPSRANSVQVTCKTNASTPKVILSLVKDGSPKDYMMLNFLPKYFSTVNAVQNCQNTAKTLQNIYDTDSSKYLTADKLNEQSVVCAVERRGIGCNHYSAQVLFILKPVDNPSQALYEMLGSDFKQAKPSNLRTLSRTYTNTKPFWWPF